One segment of Thermococcus profundus DNA contains the following:
- a CDS encoding metallophosphoesterase has product MKFTFLPEKALKAGNALVVADLHIGFEEAMVSEGHYIPKLLDEMISSLQSLLEREKPKRLIIDGDLKHSFVPLKREMRELRAFFERISRLVDEIILVRGNHDVGILWLRELGVEIVDELELSGWKVVHGHRLEEGERFIIGHEHPAIRLRDEVGAAVKVPAFLAGEELIVLPAFSPWAYGNDVTREIVSPFLQKFETSKLRVMVPLEGEVLDFGELGKLMEALRRLSMV; this is encoded by the coding sequence ATGAAGTTCACTTTCCTCCCCGAGAAGGCCCTAAAAGCCGGGAACGCCCTCGTCGTTGCGGATCTCCACATAGGCTTTGAGGAAGCCATGGTCAGTGAGGGCCACTACATTCCCAAACTCCTGGACGAGATGATCTCCTCCCTTCAAAGCCTTCTTGAGAGGGAGAAGCCGAAAAGGCTCATCATAGACGGCGACCTCAAACACTCCTTCGTCCCGCTGAAGAGGGAGATGCGGGAGCTCAGAGCGTTCTTCGAGAGAATTAGCAGACTTGTGGATGAGATAATCCTCGTGCGGGGCAATCACGACGTCGGGATCCTATGGCTGAGGGAGCTTGGGGTTGAGATAGTTGATGAGCTCGAGCTCTCGGGCTGGAAAGTTGTCCACGGCCACAGGCTTGAGGAAGGGGAGCGCTTCATAATCGGCCACGAGCATCCGGCTATAAGGCTGAGGGACGAGGTTGGTGCCGCGGTAAAGGTTCCGGCATTTCTGGCTGGGGAGGAGCTGATAGTCCTTCCGGCCTTCAGCCCTTGGGCCTACGGGAACGACGTGACGAGGGAGATAGTTTCTCCGTTCCTTCAAAAGTTCGAGACATCAAAGCTCAGGGTTATGGTCCCCTTAGAGGGTGAAGTACTTGACTTTGGAGAGCTGGGGAAGCTCATGGAAGCCCTGAGGAGGCTCAGTATGGTTTGA
- a CDS encoding PDDEXK family nuclease, which produces MSDEVFLRCTRTWKKTIALLLGLLILGLTVSSASAAASVVHPIGSQANGNINVPPGVNPGIKPGDGIRPQVWWFFLGLIVLDFAAHWLLEHYVSPDVAAVYDAVSTLIEPEKVAEKLGVKGAKLGIKVISHDKVLIGLFKDNKVVKKFTYASKGIAEWVKEKLGEEYRLKIVEKYVVKDGGLKDGKDFDEIAGTLKKLKEEEKMITNINAIRLIVDRGWDVKKLERVLSDAKSVNNGGKDLVSSINRELKEYATGKRKDLGGHLYEAEIVSHLKRSGWEVEEVGRQVMTSSGKTEIDIIANQGSETVLIECKRGFDGIDTRQITRQAEYAKSHGIKKIKIYYARGPSYPPFYTLQELREIESKYNIEISLVYRTSNFN; this is translated from the coding sequence TTGTCCGACGAAGTCTTCCTGAGGTGCACGAGAACGTGGAAGAAAACAATCGCCCTGCTCTTAGGGCTCTTGATCCTAGGTCTGACGGTCAGTAGCGCGAGCGCAGCAGCGAGCGTTGTCCATCCGATCGGATCCCAGGCCAACGGCAACATTAATGTTCCACCGGGAGTTAATCCAGGGATAAAGCCAGGGGACGGGATTCGACCTCAGGTCTGGTGGTTTTTCCTTGGCTTGATAGTTCTCGATTTTGCTGCCCATTGGCTCCTGGAACACTACGTCTCCCCAGACGTTGCTGCAGTCTACGATGCCGTGAGCACGCTTATTGAGCCAGAGAAAGTTGCAGAAAAACTGGGGGTTAAAGGGGCAAAACTGGGAATCAAAGTGATCAGCCACGATAAAGTGTTGATTGGTCTTTTCAAGGACAATAAGGTTGTCAAAAAGTTCACGTACGCGTCGAAGGGTATTGCAGAATGGGTTAAAGAGAAACTTGGAGAGGAGTACAGATTAAAGATCGTTGAGAAGTACGTTGTTAAAGATGGAGGGCTAAAAGATGGGAAAGACTTTGACGAGATAGCGGGAACCTTGAAGAAACTAAAAGAAGAGGAAAAGATGATAACTAACATTAATGCCATAAGGCTCATCGTTGATAGAGGATGGGACGTCAAAAAGCTTGAAAGGGTGCTTAGTGATGCAAAAAGCGTTAATAATGGAGGAAAAGACTTGGTAAGTAGCATCAACCGGGAACTAAAGGAATATGCAACCGGCAAGCGGAAAGACTTAGGAGGTCATTTATATGAGGCTGAAATCGTGAGCCATCTTAAACGAAGCGGGTGGGAAGTTGAAGAAGTTGGGAGACAAGTTATGACATCAAGTGGGAAAACGGAAATTGATATCATCGCGAACCAGGGGTCAGAAACCGTGTTAATAGAATGTAAAAGAGGCTTTGATGGAATAGATACAAGACAAATAACAAGACAGGCTGAATACGCCAAAAGTCACGGCATAAAAAAGATAAAGATATACTACGCTAGGGGACCATCATATCCACCGTTTTACACCCTCCAAGAACTCCGGGAGATTGAGTCCAAATATAACATCGAGATAAGCTTGGTTTATCGTACTTCAAACTTTAACTGA